A DNA window from Setaria viridis chromosome 2, Setaria_viridis_v4.0, whole genome shotgun sequence contains the following coding sequences:
- the LOC117841999 gene encoding pentatricopeptide repeat-containing protein At1g80270, mitochondrial, translating to MLKTALVRLLRDGGLRQSSQVLPAGYSEAVVPLIRRFCSLPIASLTCSKVDGASSYQDAADQPHNNSDHGSEPSHVTNAARKQVKNHTLKKKYGPSKRGRRGKKLPGRDGPSQENHHHEMRLPSRDGPFQENRHHQMRWRGRDGPSQKGHHHENKLPDTTFQPYLFQIVLDTPTSLLMAVLDTWVKAGNCLERSKVSMVLFHLRKQRLYSKALKFMDWIERRKLLDFEECDYASHLDLIARNHGFEAAQKYIERVPEPFRNEVLYETLLVNCVCQDDVQKAQQVFNEIKELSLPLTVSACNQMILLYKRVARGKVADILMLMEKENIKFSRFTYKLLIDLKGQSNDILGMESVLNTMKDNGLEPDFATQTMVAKFYISGGLTEKAEEVIRAMEVYVKDNREATRSLLDLYAILGRPDDVQRIWNSYTTPKLEDFLAAIEAWSKLGRIEQAEETFEALVKTSPKLTSKYFNAMLNVYAEHKLLSKGKEFIEWMFLEGCPSSPLTWDAIVKLYANSGELAKADSFLVNVTEENPDRHPLFRSYITLLSAYAKKGDIHNSEKIFDRLKQIRYPGRTPPYNLLLAAYASAKVTPYGFRERMKADNVRPTKTDIECLRRLDNLQITRLLE from the exons AT GTTGAAGACTGCTTTAGTGAGATTGTTGCGAGATGGGGGTCTCCGGCAATCATCCCAAGTACTGCCGGCTGGGTATTCTGAAGCGGTTGTCCCTTTGATTCGGAGGTTTTGCTCGCTGCCCATTGCGAGCCTCACCTGCAGCAAAGTTGATGGAGCATCCTCGTATCAGGATGCTGCTGATCAGCCCCACAACAACTCTGATCATGGGAGTGAGCCGAGTCATGTCACCAATGCAGCGAGGAAACAGGTCAAGAATCATACACTGAAGAAGAAATATGGACCTTCTAAGAGGGGCCGCCGTGGAAAGAAATTGCCAGGCAGGGATGGACCTTCTCAGGAGAACCACCACCATGAAATGAGATTGCCAAGCAGGGATGGACCTTTTCAGGAGAACCGCCATCATCAAATGAGATGGCGAGGCAGGGATGGACCTTCTCAGAAGGGCCACCATCATGAAAATAAATTGCCAGACACTACCTTCCAGCCTTATCTGTTCCAGATTGTATTGGATACTCCTACGAGTCTTCTTATGGCTGTACTTGACACATGGGTGAAAGCCGGTAACTGTCTGGAAAGAAGCAAAGTCTCGATGGTTTTGTTCCATCTGAGGAAGCAGAGGCTGTATAGCAAGGCTCTGAAG TTCATGGATTGGATCGAaagaagaaaactactagattTTGAAGAATGTGATTATGCTAGCCATCTTGATTTGATAGCACGGAACCATGGTTTTGAAGCTGCTCAAAAGTACATCGAGAGGGTTCCGGAACCCTTTAGGAATGAGGTGCTCTATGAAACTCTACTTGTTAACTGTGTGTGTCAGGATGATGTCCAGAAGGCACAGCAAGTCTTCAATGAAATAAAGGAACTCTCTTTACCTTTAACTGTCTCTGCTTGCAACCAAATGATATTGCTGTACAAGAGGGTTGCTCGTGGTAAGGTAGCTGACATTCTCATGTTGATGGAAAAGGAAAATATAAAGTTTTCTCGCTTTACATACAAGCTCCTGATTGACTTGAAAGGGCAGTCAAATGACATATTAGGCATGGAGTCAGTCTTAAATACGATGAAGGACAATGGTCTTGAGCCAGATTTTGCCACCCAGACTATGGTTGCTAAATTCTACATATCTGGGGGGCTCACGGAGAAAGCAGAAGAGGTTATCAGGGCTATGGAAGTATATGTAAAGGATAATCGCGAGGCCACCAGGTCTCTTCTTGACCTCTATGCTATTCTTGGCAGGCCAGATGATGTACAGAGAATATGGAATTCATACACCACACCGAAGTTGGAGGACTTCTTGGCTGCTATTGAGGCATGGAGTAAACTTGGACGGATCGAACAAGCGGAGGAGACTTTTGAAGCGCTGGTAAAGACATCACCGAAACTCACTTCCAAGTACTTCAATGCGATGCTGAACGTGTATGCAGAACATAAACTTCTGTCCAAGGGCAAAGAGTTTATAGAATGGATGTTTCTCGAAGGGTGTCCAAGCAGCCCTCTAACCTGGGATGCAATTGTTAAGCTCTATGCGAATTCAGGTGAGTTAGCGAAAGCCGACTCATTTCTGGTGAATGTGACAGAAGAGAATCCTGACAGACATCCCCTTTTCCGCTCGTACATAACCTTACTGAGTGCCTATGCAAAAAAGGGCGACATACATAACTCCGAGAAGATATTTGATAGGCTAAAGCAGATCAGGTACCCAGGGAGGACTCCGCCTTATAATTTGTTACTTGCAGCCTATGCCAGCGCTAAGGTTACACCGTACGGGTTCAGAGAAAGGATGAAAGCTGACAATGTGCGCCCGACCAAGACTGATATAGAATGTTTGAGGCGTCTTGATAACTTGCAAATAACAAGATTATTAGagtga
- the LOC117844044 gene encoding LOW QUALITY PROTEIN: pentatricopeptide repeat-containing protein At1g80270, mitochondrial (The sequence of the model RefSeq protein was modified relative to this genomic sequence to represent the inferred CDS: inserted 2 bases in 1 codon; substituted 1 base at 1 genomic stop codon), translating into MDLLRGAAVGRNCKEGMDLLRRSAIMKRNCQAGMDLLRRATIMKKKLPDTPFQPLLFQTILVAPMSTLMTVLDTWVKVGNRLERNEALMVLLHLRKQRLYSKALKFMDWIERRKILNFEERDYACHLDLIARYHGFEAAQKYMERVPTPFRNEVLYETLLVNCVCQDDIQKAQQVFNEIRELSLPLTVSACNQMILLYKRVARRKVVDILTLMXKENIKPSHFTCKLLIDLKGRSNDILGIESVLNVMKDNDLEPVFATQTMVAKFYMSGGLTEKADEIIRAMEVYAKDSRNATRSLLDLHAILGRPDXLAAIEAWSKLGRIEQAEETFEALVKISPKPASKYINSMLNVYAENKLLARGKKFLERMCLDGCPSNPPTWDGIVKLYVNSGELAKADSFLVKVIEENPGRYPIFHSYVTLLKAYAEKGDIHNSEKIFDRLKRMRYPGRTPPYDLLLAAYASAQVTPYGFRERMKADNVRPNRTDIERLRRLGDLQTI; encoded by the exons ATGGACCTCCTAAGAGGGGCCGCCGTTGGAAGAAATTGCAAGGAAGGGATGGACCTACTGAGGAGGAGTGCAATCATGAAAAGAAATTGCCAGGCAGGTATGGACCTTCTCAGAAGGGCCAccatcatgaaaaaaaaattgccagACACGCCCTTCCAACCTCTTCTTTTCCAGACCATATTGGTCGCTCCTATGAGTACTCTTATGACTGTACTTGACACATGGGTGAAAGTCGGCAACCGCCTGGAAAGAAATGAAGCCTTGATGGTTTTGTTACATCTGAGGAAGCAGAGACTGTATAGCAAGGCTCTGAAG TTCATGGATTGGatcgaaagaagaaaaatacTAAATTTTGAAGAACGTGATTATGCTTGCCATCTTGATTTGATAGCACGGTACCATGGTTTTGAAGCTGCTCAGAAGTACATGGAGAGGGTCCCGACACCCTTCAGGAATGAGGTGCTCTATGAAACTCTACTTGTTAACTGTGTGTGCCAGGATGATATCCAGAAGGCACAGCAAGTCTTCAATGAAATAAGGGAACTTTCTTTACCTTTAACTGTCTCTGCTTGCAACCAAATGATACTGCTGTACAAGAGGGTTGCTCGCCGTAAGGTAGTTGATATTCTCACGTTGATGTAAAAGGAAAATATAAAGCCTTCTCACTTTACATGCAAGCTCCTGATTGACTTGAAAGGGCGTTCAAATGACATTTTAGGCATCGAATCGGTCTTAAATGTGATGAAGGACAATGATCTTGAGCCAGTTTTTGCCACCCAGACTATGGTTGCTAAATTCTACATGTCTGGCGGCCTCACAGAGAAAGCGGATGAGATTATCAGGGCTATGGAAGTATATGCAAAGGATAGTCGTAATGCCACCAGGTCTCTTCTTGACCTCCATGCTATTCTTGGCAGGCCAGA CTTGGCTGCTATTGAGGCATGGAGTAAACTTGGACGGATCGAACAAGCGGAGGAGACCTTTGAAGCGCTGGTAAAGATATCACCAAAGCCCGCTTCCAAGTACATTAATTCCATGCTGAACGTGTATGCAGAAAATAAACTTCTGGCCAGGGGCAAAAAGTTTCTAGAAAGGATGTGCTTGGATGGCTGTCCAAGCAACCCTCCAACCTGGGATGGAATTGTTAAGCTCTATGTGAATTCAGGTGAGTTGGCGAAAGCCGACTCATTTCTGGTGAAGGTGATAGAAGAGAATCCTGGCAGGTATCCCATTTTCCACTCGTACGTAACGTTACTGAAGGCCTATGCAGAAAAGGGCGACATACATAACTCTGAGAAGATATTCGATAGGCTAAAACGGATGAGGTACCCAGGGAGGACTCCGCCTTATGATTTGTTACTTGCAGCCTATGCCTCTGCCCAGGTTACACCCTACGGGTTCAGAGAAAGGATGAAAGCTGATAATGTGCGCCCCAACAGGACTGATATAGAACGTTTGAGGCGTCTCGGTGACTTGCAAACGATATGA
- the LOC140221806 gene encoding uncharacterized protein, which translates to MAPPKPSVQTQFLLDAMDTAAQREAARWQQMTDSIDLLFARVTDISRVQEQMQVNQELGVKAMEQVLKDQSILAKQLEATGKAVAQLTLDRAGDDESDAFSAHSLGSRPPPQFRPPRPPPQPSGEPHHNRSTFGAHRAVGEGPQGYRAAVPKLNFPEFSGRDPKVWRHKCEDFFKFYNVPDHLWITTATMHMKDNAGRWVEVQRLKGDLNTWDRFMEAVELKFGAYDYVHALTALLELKQTNSVEEYVSEYESLQFLIEMHNTGYDTMFFITQFTRGLKPDIAAVVQSQLPQTMETAVRIAKVQEQLLDRQKFRPNKFQTVYKGSVTSKLDQKPLTPISPFSKERQKRDFCKANNLCFYCSEPFDQNHLTTCSKRPKQHLNALVVNDLDVTLTDEVLQQLEMEDALTAEFCHLSLNAVAGTDSGEAMKLRALVHNKVMLILLDSGSSHSFVSSSFLDKCGITSTPMHPQQVKVANGDTLITSTQVHQLEWWIQGHTFHTDMKVLDIGAFDAILGYDWLNPHSPMICHWENKTIAFKDQGKEVLLQGVLPSKPTLHELSSEKLVKWIAGNDIGAYAVVEVTHSASPSIPPVVQHLLDEYDDVFSDPNTLPPSRFHDHQIPLLPNSIPVNSKPYRYSPLHKDEIEKQVKALLAAGLIIPSTSPFASPVLLVQKKDGTWRFCVDYRKLNTITIKNRYPMPVIDEILDELAG; encoded by the exons ATGGCGCCTCCCAAGCCTTCGGTTCAGACTCAGTTCCTCCTCGATGCCATGGACACGGCGGCGCAGAGGGAGGCGGCACGCTGGCAGCAGATGACCGACAGCATCGACCTGCTCTTCGCGCGGGTAACGGACATCAGTCGAGTGCAGGAGCAGATGCAAGTTAACCAAGAACTCGGAGTGAAGGCAATGGAGCAAGTGTTGAAGGATCAATCAATTTTGGCAAAGCAACTCGAGGCAACAGGCAAGGCCGTGGCACAGCTCACCTTGGATCGAGCGGGCGATGATGAGTCCGATGCCTTCTCTGCTCACTCTTTGGGATCTCGACCACCACCGCAATTTCGTCCACCACGGCCACCTCCACAACCTTCAGGTGAGCCGCACCACAACCGTTCGACGTTTGGCGCACATCGTGCTGTTGGGGAGGGACCACAAGGATACAGGGCTGCAGTGCCGAAATTGAATTTTCCTGAGTTTTCGGGTCGTGATCCCAAGGTCTGGCGGCACAAATGTGAAGACTTCTTCAAGTTCTATAATGTTCCTGACCATCTCTGGATAACCACAGCAACTATGCATATGAAAGACAATGCAGGCCGTTGGGTGGAAGTGCAGAGGCTCAAAGGAGACCTTAATACTTGGGACAGATTTATGGAGGCCGTGGAGTTAAAATTTGGTGCCTACGACTATGTTCATGCTCTGACTGCACTGTTGGAGCTGAAGCAAACAAATTCAGTTGAGGAGTATGTCTCTGAATATGAATCCCTCCAGTTCTTAATTGAGATGCACAACACAGGGTATGACACTATGTTTTTTATTACCCAGTTCACAAGAGGCTTGAAGCCTGACATTGCTGCAGTAGTACAGTCCCAGTTGCCTCAAACTATGGAAACAGCTGTTAGGATTGCCAAGGTACAGGAACAATTGCTGGATCGCCAGAAATTTAGACCAAACAAATTTCAGACGGTCTACAAAGGGTCTGTGACTTCCAAGTTGGATCAGAAGCCTTTGACTCCTATTTCCCCATTCAGTAAAGAGCGTCAGAAAAGGGACTTCTGCAAAGCAAATAACCTCTGTTTTTATTGTTCAGAACCTTTTGATCAGAATCATCTGACAACATGCAGTAAACGACCCAAACAACATCTCAATGCCTTGGTAGTGAATGATTTGGATGTCACATTGACAGATGAAGTGTTGCAACAGCTGGAAATGGAGGATGCCTTGACTGCAGAATTCTGTCATTTGTCTCTGAATGCAGTGGCAGGGACTGATTCTGGTGAGGCTATGAAACTGAGAGCCCTGGTTCACAATAAAGTGATGTTAATACTCTTGGATAGTGGCAGCTCCCATAGCTTTGTGAGTTCCTCTTTTCTGGACAAATGTGGAATCACTTCAACCCCTATGCACCCACAACAAGTCAAGGTGGCCAATGGTGACACACTGATCACCAGTACACAAGTGCATCAATTGGAATGGTGGATTCAGGGCCACACTTTCCATACTGATATGAAGGTGTTGGATATTGGAGCCTTTGATGCCATATTGGGATATGATTGGCTTAATCCACATAGTCCTATGATTTGTCATTGGGAGAACAAAACTATTGCCTTCAAAGATCAAGGCAAAGAAGTACTTCTTCAAGGGGTTCTTCCTTCCAAACCTACTCTCCATGAACTATCTTCTGAAAAGTTGGTCAAGTGGATTGCTGGCAATGATATTGGTGCTTATGCAGTGGTAGAGGTAACACATTCTGCTTCTCCTTCCATACCACCTGTTGTTCAACACCTTTTGGATGAATATGATGATGTCTTTTCAGACCCCAACACCCTACCACCATCTAGATTCCATGACCACCAGATTCCTTTACTACCAAACTCTATACCTGTCAATTCCAAACCATACAGATATTCTCCTTTGCACAAAGATGAAATTGAAAAACAAGTCAAAGCTCTTCTAGCAGCAGGGTTGATTATTCCTAGTACTAGTCCTTTTGCTTCTCCAGTATTGTTGGTACAAAAGAAGGATGGTACATGGCGGTTCTGTGTGGACTATAGGAAACTGAACACTATTACCATCAAGAATAGATACCCTATGCCAGTGATAGATGAGATCTTAGATGAGCTAGCAG GGTGA
- the LOC117843852 gene encoding acyl carrier protein 1, mitochondrial, protein MAAAALRPAILRRIRLSPSPSLPFAASAAAASHPHALVRWLARPMSSHDAHLTREEVVDRVLDVLKSHPKVDPSKVTPEAHFEKDLGLDSLDTVEVVMAIEEEFKLEIPDKEADKIDSLPLAIEYVANHPMAG, encoded by the exons atggcggcggcggcgctccgtcCGGCGATCCTCCGCCGCATCCGCCTCTCCCCCTCCCCGTCGCTCcccttcgccgcctccgccgccgcggcgtcccacCCGCACGCCCTGGTGCGGTGGCTCGCGCGGCCCATGTCCTCCCACGACGCGCACCTCACCCGCGAGGAGGTCGTCGACCGCGTCCTCGACGTCCTCAAGAGCCACCCCAAGGTCGACCCCTCCAAG GTGACTCCCGAGGCGCACTTCGAGAAGGATCTGGGGCTGGACAGCCTGGACACCGTCGAGGTGGTGATGGCCATCGAGGAGGAGTTCAAGCTCGAGATCCCGGACAAAGAGGCCGACAAGATCGACTCGCTCCCGCTCGCCATCGAGTACGTCGCCAACCACCCCATGGCCGGCTGA